A stretch of Rhodothermales bacterium DNA encodes these proteins:
- a CDS encoding class I SAM-dependent methyltransferase — protein MSNRTHNLSEALHAYLLDVSLREPDVMRRLREATATQPDAAMQSAPEQVQFMQLLVKMLGARRTLEIGVYTGYSALGVALALPDDGRLVACDVSETYTSVGRPFWEEAGVAHKIDLHLAPAVDTLDALLAAGQAGTYDFAFIDADKSGYDAYYERCLQLLRPGGLIALDNMLRRGRVLDIQDEDTRAIDRLSRKLKGDERIDLCLVPIADGMTMALKR, from the coding sequence ATGTCCAACCGCACCCACAACCTCTCCGAAGCACTCCACGCCTACCTGCTCGATGTCTCCCTGCGCGAGCCGGATGTCATGCGCCGGCTCCGCGAGGCCACGGCCACGCAACCTGACGCCGCGATGCAATCCGCCCCCGAGCAGGTGCAGTTCATGCAGCTGCTCGTGAAAATGCTCGGGGCCCGACGCACGCTCGAGATCGGCGTCTATACAGGATACAGCGCTCTAGGCGTCGCCCTGGCGCTGCCCGACGATGGCCGGCTCGTGGCGTGCGATGTCAGCGAAACGTACACGAGCGTCGGCCGCCCCTTCTGGGAAGAAGCCGGCGTGGCGCACAAAATCGACCTCCACCTCGCGCCGGCCGTCGACACGCTCGATGCCCTCCTGGCCGCCGGCCAGGCCGGCACGTATGATTTCGCGTTCATCGACGCCGACAAGTCGGGCTACGACGCCTATTACGAGCGCTGCCTCCAGCTCCTCCGCCCCGGCGGACTGATCGCCCTCGACAACATGCTGCGCCGCGGACGGGTGCTGGACATCCAAGATGAAGACACCCGCGCCATCGATCGCCTCAGCCGCAAACTGAAAGGGGACGAGCGCATCGATCTGTGCCTCGTCCCCATCGCCGATGGCATGACCATGGCGCTGAAACGATAA
- a CDS encoding T9SS type A sorting domain-containing protein: MRHLLIHTLLLLFALPLAAQDTIQPDTLDWHGYYPLEIGNVWELRFDGAFLNLVRRQRIEADTLVAGHRWFVQTEFVGGVEFGQDVARYDTLLLRYDEPYGRVLARRPANGEEWDYTCDLSGDFGAEVSCGADLDEYVYSVPFEGGYVTDPNYDYPLVVGDDTIAFAAVKGSRVTGGSGLIGYYHGVGPLPTWGDDGYGGTIAFSYLRLGGVEYGKATAFVGIEEVPERVPPHVSVYPNPAREKLWIEAGEGVRSISLYDSQGRLGLRRGACGSPCKVDLGALAPGVYGVEVELESGELVRRGVVVR, encoded by the coding sequence ATGCGACATCTTCTCATCCATACCCTGCTCCTGCTGTTCGCCCTCCCGCTCGCGGCGCAGGACACGATTCAGCCTGACACGCTCGACTGGCACGGCTACTACCCGCTCGAAATCGGAAATGTCTGGGAGCTGCGCTTCGATGGGGCCTTTCTCAATCTCGTGCGGCGGCAACGCATCGAGGCCGACACGCTGGTGGCCGGCCACCGGTGGTTCGTTCAAACCGAGTTCGTTGGGGGCGTTGAGTTCGGTCAGGATGTCGCCCGATACGACACACTCCTCCTGCGCTACGACGAGCCGTACGGCCGCGTCCTGGCGCGGCGGCCGGCCAACGGCGAAGAGTGGGATTACACGTGTGACCTCTCCGGCGACTTCGGGGCCGAGGTCTCGTGCGGGGCGGACCTGGACGAGTATGTGTATTCCGTTCCCTTCGAGGGAGGATATGTCACTGATCCGAACTACGATTATCCCCTGGTTGTTGGAGACGACACGATCGCATTTGCAGCGGTCAAAGGTAGTCGGGTCACGGGTGGATCGGGCCTCATCGGCTACTATCACGGCGTGGGGCCTCTGCCGACGTGGGGCGATGACGGGTACGGCGGTACGATCGCGTTCAGCTATCTTCGCCTGGGCGGCGTGGAGTATGGCAAAGCTACCGCATTTGTTGGCATCGAGGAGGTCCCGGAACGTGTGCCGCCCCACGTGTCTGTATACCCCAATCCGGCGCGCGAGAAGCTGTGGATTGAAGCCGGCGAAGGGGTGCGATCGATATCCCTGTACGACAGCCAGGGCCGGCTGGGGTTGCGGCGTGGTGCGTGCGGGAGTCCGTGTAAAGTTGACCTCGGGGCGTTGGCGCCGGGGGTATATGGGGTGGAGGTGGAGTTGGAGTCCGGGGAGTTGGTGAGGCGGGGCGTGGTGGTGCGGTGA
- a CDS encoding FG-GAP-like repeat-containing protein: MNPTWRLICLSFLLLPLAAHAQQFERAFPSAITDPETSSSGGSWGDYDGNGYEDLVVTNWFSQQNMLFANFGQGEFKWIEDAFPKQDAGESASSRWFDSDNDGDLDLLITNLNQPSFFYLNKEGTLVKVTDNGLISEKDNYRFSGIADYDNDTDLDVFFSTPGDFPNVLMRNNGPGAFKSFQDGVVVKDFGDSAAVCWGDADDDGDQDLFVGNLINQNDYLYWNIGNLEFEKELESPIVNSGGITLSCAWVDVDNDGDLDLFTTNQAGSNRLFINKGDRQFEPVLNDPLVSDRIGGYGSAWADVENDGDQDVFVAVREGTSRLYLNLGGAFEPALKEPISFDKGTSVSGAWADYDRDGYQDLFVANDGEANFMYRNTGGKNNWISLRLVGDISNDWGIGARVTAIATINGKEVRQRRDVSSGSDYSQSSLRVHFGLGDAKVVSTLVVEWPSGIVNKYENVPVNQYVDVIEGDDTPLPVSLVAFQALADGEAILLSWRTAGEQNNAGFEVQLAGTGAFEAAGFVAGAGTTAEPAAYSYRIDGLAPGRYRVRLKQIDFDGAFAYSPELGVDLAPDAALRVEPAYPNPFNPSTTVRFVLREAGPVRADLYDATGRLVRTLFDGAASAGIQQQLEVDGSALPSGLYLVRVAGGGQATSTPILLVK, encoded by the coding sequence ATGAATCCCACGTGGCGCCTGATCTGTCTGTCCTTCCTCCTGTTGCCCCTCGCCGCGCATGCCCAGCAGTTCGAGCGCGCATTCCCCTCCGCCATAACGGATCCCGAAACCAGTTCCAGCGGCGGGAGCTGGGGCGACTACGACGGCAACGGCTACGAGGACCTCGTCGTCACCAACTGGTTTTCCCAGCAGAACATGCTGTTCGCCAACTTCGGGCAGGGCGAATTCAAATGGATCGAGGACGCCTTCCCGAAACAGGACGCCGGCGAATCCGCCAGCAGCCGGTGGTTCGACTCGGATAACGATGGGGATCTGGATCTGCTCATTACCAACCTCAACCAGCCCTCCTTCTTCTACCTCAACAAGGAAGGGACCCTCGTCAAGGTCACCGACAACGGGCTCATTTCCGAAAAGGACAACTACCGGTTTTCGGGGATCGCCGACTACGACAACGACACCGACCTCGACGTCTTCTTCAGCACACCGGGCGACTTCCCGAACGTGCTCATGCGCAACAACGGCCCCGGCGCGTTCAAAAGCTTTCAGGATGGCGTCGTCGTCAAGGATTTCGGCGACTCGGCCGCCGTCTGCTGGGGCGACGCCGACGACGATGGGGATCAGGACCTCTTCGTCGGCAACCTCATCAACCAGAACGACTACCTCTACTGGAACATCGGCAACCTCGAATTCGAGAAGGAACTCGAATCGCCCATCGTGAACAGCGGCGGCATCACGCTCAGTTGCGCATGGGTGGATGTGGATAACGACGGCGACCTCGACCTCTTCACCACCAACCAGGCCGGCAGCAACCGCCTCTTCATCAACAAGGGCGACCGCCAGTTCGAGCCGGTCCTTAACGACCCCCTCGTGTCGGATCGCATCGGCGGATACGGCTCGGCGTGGGCGGACGTCGAAAACGATGGCGATCAGGACGTGTTCGTCGCCGTTCGAGAAGGCACGAGCCGGCTCTACCTCAACCTGGGCGGCGCCTTCGAGCCGGCCCTCAAGGAGCCCATCTCGTTCGACAAGGGGACGTCGGTCTCCGGCGCCTGGGCGGACTACGACCGCGACGGCTATCAGGATCTCTTCGTCGCCAACGACGGCGAGGCGAACTTCATGTACCGCAATACCGGCGGCAAGAACAACTGGATCAGCCTCCGCCTCGTCGGCGACATCTCGAACGACTGGGGGATCGGCGCCCGCGTCACCGCCATCGCGACCATCAACGGCAAGGAGGTGCGGCAGCGCCGCGATGTGAGCAGTGGGTCGGACTACAGCCAGAGCAGTCTGCGCGTGCACTTCGGCCTGGGCGACGCGAAGGTGGTGTCGACGCTCGTCGTGGAGTGGCCGTCGGGGATCGTCAACAAATACGAGAACGTGCCCGTCAACCAGTATGTGGATGTGATCGAGGGCGACGACACGCCGCTCCCGGTGTCGCTCGTGGCGTTCCAGGCCCTGGCGGACGGCGAGGCGATTCTTCTGAGCTGGCGGACCGCCGGCGAGCAGAACAACGCCGGCTTCGAGGTCCAACTCGCCGGCACCGGCGCCTTCGAGGCCGCCGGCTTTGTCGCCGGCGCCGGGACCACCGCCGAACCCGCCGCCTACAGCTACCGGATCGACGGCCTGGCGCCGGGCCGGTATCGGGTGCGCCTGAAGCAGATCGACTTCGACGGGGCCTTCGCGTATTCCCCCGAACTCGGCGTCGACCTGGCTCCCGACGCGGCGCTCCGTGTGGAGCCGGCGTACCCCAATCCGTTCAACCCGTCGACCACGGTGCGTTTCGTCCTCCGCGAGGCGGGGCCGGTGCGCGCCGATCTCTACGATGCGACGGGCCGGCTGGTGCGCACGCTGTTCGACGGCGCTGCCTCCGCCGGCATCCAGCAGCAGCTGGAGGTGGACGGCAGCGCATTGCCCAGCGGCCTCTACCTCGTTCGCGTGGCCGGCGGCGGGCAGGCGACGTCCACGCCGATCCTGCTCGTCAAATAA
- a CDS encoding alpha/beta hydrolase, producing the protein MDLYYEEYGVGEPLVLLHGFGGCTQNWHPFTAELSAHHRLIAVDLRGHGYSTNAGNTFTHREAAKDVFMLLDTLGIATCSAIGMSTGGMILLHMATSQPARIDAMVLVSATTHFPDQARAIMRSASFDTMPRDVREMYLECAKRGDDQVRRLIAQFNALGDNYDDMNLTAHDLSAVTARILVVHGDQDRFFSVAIPEALCNAIRDATLWMVPGGEHAPIYDPAVPFTATVLRFLGRTGGT; encoded by the coding sequence ATGGATCTGTATTACGAGGAGTACGGCGTCGGTGAACCGCTGGTGCTCCTCCATGGGTTCGGCGGCTGCACCCAGAACTGGCATCCCTTCACGGCCGAGCTCTCGGCGCATCATCGCCTGATCGCGGTGGACCTGCGAGGGCATGGTTATTCCACGAATGCTGGGAATACGTTCACGCATCGCGAAGCGGCAAAAGACGTATTCATGCTGCTGGACACGTTGGGGATCGCGACCTGCTCGGCGATCGGTATGAGTACAGGCGGGATGATCCTGCTTCATATGGCAACGAGCCAGCCGGCGCGAATCGATGCGATGGTCCTGGTCAGTGCGACGACCCACTTTCCCGACCAGGCGCGGGCCATCATGCGCTCAGCCTCGTTCGACACCATGCCGCGCGACGTCCGGGAGATGTATCTGGAATGCGCGAAACGCGGTGATGACCAGGTGCGCCGGCTCATCGCGCAATTCAATGCCCTGGGCGATAATTATGATGACATGAATCTCACCGCGCATGACCTGTCGGCGGTCACGGCGCGCATACTGGTGGTGCACGGGGATCAGGACAGGTTCTTCTCCGTCGCTATCCCCGAGGCCCTGTGTAACGCTATCCGGGACGCCACGTTGTGGATGGTCCCCGGCGGCGAACACGCCCCCATCTATGACCCCGCGGTCCCGTTCACCGCGACCGTCCTGCGGTTCCTCGGTCGGACCGGCGGCACTTAG
- a CDS encoding HAD-IIA family hydrolase has product MQRCAFKTLALDYKVIFFDAYGVLKNYRGMTPGIKATFDYLTERDIEFFVLTNDASRGPAELAEVYQRAGITQIDEQKVVSSGMLARDYLRFKVRTGVIAYLGTPASAHYIETMGLEAISIKDLDLNDADQINALVLLDDEGFDWNHDINKAVNLLRLRNIPVIVANTDASYPVARGQIAVSIGAVGDLLERVVRRTFIRFGKPEAQMFNFAFEHVQKYRQVTKNDILMVGDTLSTDIMGGNHFGIDTALVLTGNTLPHMADILIESTGIVPDFICDSAVI; this is encoded by the coding sequence ATGCAACGATGCGCGTTTAAAACGCTGGCGCTCGACTACAAGGTGATCTTTTTTGATGCCTACGGGGTGTTGAAAAACTATCGTGGGATGACGCCAGGGATCAAGGCCACGTTCGATTACCTCACCGAGCGCGACATCGAGTTCTTCGTCCTCACCAACGACGCCTCGCGCGGGCCGGCGGAGCTGGCCGAGGTCTACCAGCGCGCCGGCATCACGCAGATCGACGAACAGAAGGTGGTCTCCTCGGGCATGCTCGCGCGCGATTACCTGCGCTTCAAGGTGCGCACCGGCGTGATCGCGTATCTCGGCACGCCGGCGTCGGCCCACTACATCGAAACCATGGGCCTCGAGGCCATCTCCATCAAGGATCTGGATCTCAACGATGCCGACCAGATCAATGCCCTGGTGCTGCTCGACGATGAGGGGTTCGACTGGAATCATGACATCAACAAAGCCGTTAATCTGCTTCGACTCCGCAATATCCCGGTCATCGTCGCCAATACCGACGCCTCCTACCCGGTCGCCAGGGGCCAGATCGCCGTGTCGATCGGCGCCGTGGGCGACCTCCTGGAACGCGTCGTCCGGCGCACCTTCATTCGATTCGGTAAACCCGAGGCGCAGATGTTCAATTTTGCGTTCGAGCACGTGCAGAAATACCGTCAGGTCACCAAAAACGATATCCTGATGGTGGGCGATACGTTATCTACCGACATCATGGGCGGCAATCATTTCGGCATCGACACCGCGCTCGTTCTCACCGGCAATACACTGCCGCACATGGCCGATATCCTCATCGAGTCGACGGGCATCGTGCCGGATTTCATCTGCGACTCTGCGGTCATTTGA
- a CDS encoding SRPBCC domain-containing protein: MPVVNIIRDVENLTLTIVAEFAAPPARIWALYADARQLERVWGPPTYPATFVDHDLTPGKRSTYYMTGPEGQKFHGFWVITDVDQPHSFRFEDGFADADFNHIQAMPSARCAYRFEAIPTGTRATYTSTYTALEDLEKVLAMGVEEGATLAINQIDALLAEVADEA, from the coding sequence ATGCCTGTAGTCAACATCATCCGCGATGTCGAAAACCTCACCCTCACCATCGTGGCCGAGTTTGCCGCGCCGCCGGCGCGCATCTGGGCGCTGTATGCGGACGCGCGCCAGCTGGAGCGCGTCTGGGGCCCGCCGACCTACCCGGCCACGTTTGTCGACCACGATCTCACACCGGGGAAACGCTCGACCTACTACATGACAGGCCCCGAAGGCCAGAAATTCCACGGCTTCTGGGTGATCACGGACGTCGACCAACCTCATAGCTTCCGCTTCGAAGACGGATTCGCGGATGCCGACTTCAACCACATCCAGGCGATGCCGAGTGCCCGGTGCGCCTATCGCTTCGAGGCCATCCCAACCGGCACCCGCGCCACGTATACCAGCACGTACACCGCGCTGGAGGACCTGGAGAAGGTGCTGGCGATGGGCGTCGAGGAAGGCGCGACCCTGGCGATCAACCAGATCGATGCGCTGCTCGCTGAGGTTGCAGATGAGGCATAA
- a CDS encoding NAD(P)/FAD-dependent oxidoreductase translates to MTTDPSLFDAIVIGGGPAGLSAALTLGRSRRRVLVAASGPARNAPAEASHNVFTRDGTPPAELLRIGREQLAPYDVVLRDEWAVRAVRMRDVFVVAFAGGARFEARGLVLATGVRDILPAVPGLSELWGRGVFHCPYCHGWEVAGRPLGVYARGMDVARTLHLCMLARGWSGDIALFADGPAGLPAEERALIERNGIVVREERVERLIGRGGELEAVVLEGGVAVPRGGLLVAPAQELRSDIPYQLGCQMTADARVEAEHGVQTGVPGVFVAGDIAPGMQSVVAAMASGTLAGAMLNHYLLEKEFAG, encoded by the coding sequence ATGACCACCGATCCATCCCTCTTCGACGCCATCGTCATCGGTGGCGGACCCGCTGGCCTCAGCGCCGCGCTGACGCTCGGGCGGTCGCGCCGCCGGGTGCTGGTCGCGGCGAGCGGACCGGCCCGCAACGCGCCGGCGGAGGCCTCCCACAACGTCTTCACCCGCGACGGGACGCCCCCTGCCGAACTGCTCCGCATCGGCCGCGAGCAGCTCGCGCCGTACGATGTCGTCCTTCGCGACGAGTGGGCGGTCCGCGCCGTGCGGATGCGGGACGTGTTTGTAGTGGCGTTCGCCGGCGGCGCCCGGTTCGAGGCGCGGGGACTCGTGCTGGCCACGGGCGTGCGCGACATCCTCCCCGCGGTGCCGGGACTGTCGGAGCTGTGGGGCCGCGGCGTGTTCCATTGCCCGTATTGCCACGGCTGGGAGGTCGCCGGCCGGCCGCTCGGAGTCTACGCCAGGGGGATGGATGTCGCCCGTACGCTTCACCTCTGCATGCTCGCCCGCGGGTGGTCCGGCGACATCGCCCTGTTCGCCGACGGCCCGGCGGGGCTGCCGGCCGAGGAGCGGGCGCTTATCGAGCGGAACGGGATCGTCGTGCGCGAGGAGCGTGTCGAGCGGTTGATCGGCCGGGGCGGCGAGCTCGAAGCGGTGGTGCTGGAAGGCGGCGTGGCGGTGCCCCGGGGCGGACTCCTCGTGGCGCCGGCGCAGGAGCTGCGGAGCGACATCCCCTACCAGCTCGGGTGCCAGATGACGGCCGATGCCCGGGTGGAGGCCGAGCATGGCGTCCAGACCGGCGTGCCGGGCGTGTTCGTCGCCGGCGACATCGCTCCGGGGATGCAGTCGGTAGTCGCGGCGATGGCGAGTGGGACGTTGGCCGGCGCGATGCTGAACCACTATCTCCTGGAGAAGGAGTTCGCTGGGTAG
- a CDS encoding metalloregulator ArsR/SmtB family transcription factor has protein sequence MTPSIEDRTDRLFHALSDRTRRDILRRTLSGEHTITTLAGAYDMSFAAVQKHVDVLVRAGLITKRRQGREAFASGNVEAIRSAESLLRELEAIWVGRVMRIDQLLEEEARNTQNPSSNP, from the coding sequence ATGACTCCTTCCATCGAAGATCGCACGGACCGGCTTTTCCACGCCCTGTCGGACAGGACGCGCCGGGATATCCTGCGGCGCACGCTGTCGGGTGAACACACGATCACCACCCTCGCCGGCGCTTACGACATGAGCTTCGCGGCCGTCCAGAAACACGTGGACGTGCTCGTCCGCGCCGGCCTCATCACCAAGCGCAGGCAGGGGCGCGAAGCCTTCGCCAGCGGCAACGTGGAGGCCATCCGCTCCGCCGAGTCCCTCCTGCGCGAGTTGGAGGCCATCTGGGTGGGCCGCGTCATGCGCATCGATCAACTGCTTGAGGAAGAAGCCCGAAACACGCAGAATCCATCTTCCAACCCCTAG
- a CDS encoding alpha/beta hydrolase yields MNRSSQKFLATRLAMLATAFLFASSAAAQDGTIYPLDAPPEPNAIPLGTGGVEGQTAPESWFRQWGDPMARNISAATLTPFLPKPGTANGAAVIVAPGGGFMWLSMGNEGWEVAQALADRGVAAFVLKYRLRPTVASLDEFSAWMNRPRPAPAADTAATSGQEAPPRPPAADLSDQLEDAEAAYAMLVARADEWGVDTTRIGMIGFSAGAGLTMHSTLHSRTMDLAFIGPIYGGMGPVDVPADAPPMFSVIASDDFLFRGQFGVVKSWYDAGRPVEFHLYQNGGHGFGLGNPNRTSNRWFDAFTHWLEVNGFLAGGSTE; encoded by the coding sequence ATGAACCGGTCCTCCCAAAAATTCCTGGCCACACGGTTGGCCATGCTGGCCACCGCATTCCTGTTTGCTTCGTCCGCCGCCGCGCAGGACGGGACCATCTACCCGCTCGATGCGCCTCCCGAGCCCAACGCAATTCCGCTCGGTACGGGGGGTGTCGAGGGACAGACCGCGCCCGAGTCGTGGTTTCGTCAGTGGGGAGACCCGATGGCGCGCAACATCTCCGCGGCCACGTTGACGCCCTTTCTCCCCAAACCGGGTACGGCCAACGGGGCGGCCGTCATCGTGGCGCCCGGCGGGGGCTTCATGTGGCTTTCCATGGGCAATGAGGGCTGGGAAGTCGCGCAGGCACTGGCGGACCGCGGCGTGGCCGCCTTTGTGCTCAAATACCGGCTCCGGCCAACCGTGGCGTCGCTGGATGAGTTCAGCGCGTGGATGAACCGCCCCCGTCCGGCGCCGGCGGCGGATACGGCCGCCACGTCCGGACAGGAGGCGCCGCCGAGACCGCCTGCGGCCGATTTATCGGACCAGCTCGAGGATGCCGAGGCCGCCTACGCGATGCTTGTCGCACGGGCCGACGAATGGGGGGTCGACACCACCCGGATCGGCATGATCGGCTTTTCCGCCGGCGCCGGCCTCACCATGCACAGCACGCTCCACTCCAGGACCATGGACCTGGCGTTTATCGGCCCCATCTACGGCGGGATGGGCCCGGTCGATGTGCCGGCGGACGCCCCGCCCATGTTCTCGGTGATCGCTTCGGACGACTTCCTCTTCCGCGGCCAGTTCGGCGTGGTGAAATCCTGGTACGATGCCGGCCGGCCGGTCGAGTTTCACCTGTATCAGAATGGCGGCCACGGGTTTGGCCTCGGCAATCCGAATCGCACCAGCAACCGCTGGTTCGACGCCTTTACGCACTGGCTGGAGGTGAACGGTTTCCTGGCCGGCGGGTCGACGGAGTAA
- a CDS encoding VOC family protein: protein MAFKPEGYNSVSPYLTVNGAQRTIDFLVHVFGAEALRMIPGQEGKIGHGEVRIDDTVLMFTDAVEGWPANPSHVHIYVEDVDAIFARAVDAGATVVKEPVQAGDIDKRGGFMDAGGTTWWVSTQME, encoded by the coding sequence ATGGCATTCAAACCAGAAGGATACAACTCCGTCTCCCCGTACCTGACGGTGAACGGCGCGCAGCGTACCATCGACTTCCTCGTCCACGTGTTCGGAGCCGAGGCGCTACGAATGATCCCCGGCCAGGAGGGCAAAATCGGCCACGGCGAGGTCCGGATCGACGACACGGTGCTCATGTTCACGGATGCCGTCGAAGGCTGGCCGGCGAACCCGAGCCACGTGCACATTTATGTAGAGGATGTCGACGCGATTTTCGCGCGCGCCGTGGACGCCGGCGCCACGGTCGTGAAAGAACCGGTACAGGCCGGGGATATCGATAAACGCGGGGGATTTATGGATGCCGGCGGCACCACGTGGTGGGTAAGCACCCAGATGGAATGA
- a CDS encoding methyltransferase domain-containing protein, translating to MMWYDVFSHVYDLALEPLYRDARRQMANALGPRQGDTVLDLACGTGQNFPYIAPWLGARGRLIGLDESKGMLRKAAQRVERHGWGNVLLTEQDAHHVSRGGLQLAVGDQFTINSAVCALGFSTFTDWGHVLERTVDLLPPGGRIVLLDVYAERRVPQTWLVEQIARAELNRQVWMELKKMVRVFEWRYLQGSPHLYGGRIYLAIGEK from the coding sequence ATGATGTGGTACGATGTCTTCTCGCATGTCTACGACCTCGCGCTGGAGCCCCTCTACCGGGACGCCCGCCGGCAGATGGCGAACGCCCTCGGCCCGCGGCAGGGCGATACCGTCCTCGACCTCGCCTGCGGCACCGGGCAGAACTTCCCGTATATCGCGCCGTGGCTCGGCGCGCGCGGCCGCCTCATCGGGCTCGACGAATCGAAGGGCATGCTCCGCAAGGCCGCGCAGCGCGTCGAGCGGCACGGGTGGGGCAACGTGCTCCTGACCGAGCAGGACGCCCACCACGTCAGCCGGGGCGGCCTGCAGCTGGCCGTCGGCGATCAGTTCACCATCAACAGCGCCGTGTGCGCCCTCGGGTTCTCCACCTTCACCGATTGGGGGCACGTCCTGGAGCGCACCGTCGACCTTCTCCCCCCCGGCGGCCGCATCGTCTTGCTGGATGTGTACGCCGAGCGGCGCGTACCCCAGACCTGGCTCGTCGAACAGATCGCGCGGGCCGAGCTGAACCGGCAGGTGTGGATGGAGCTCAAAAAGATGGTCCGCGTCTTCGAATGGCGCTACCTGCAGGGCTCGCCGCACCTGTACGGCGGCCGGATCTATCTGGCGATCGGGGAAAAGTAA
- the tnpA gene encoding IS200/IS605 family transposase has protein sequence MAHAYSCLYYHVVFATKYREPRISARFERHVWALIAEAARSNGLTPIKIGGVDDHVHVLVRAPARMPPSEVARFVKGGSSITIKRVIPELSDFAWQKGYSIFSVGRPGLTRLVRYIANQRAHHGKRRFEQEYLAILEANAIRPDDPGAVFD, from the coding sequence ATGGCGCACGCCTATTCCTGCCTCTATTACCATGTCGTCTTCGCAACCAAATATCGGGAGCCGCGCATCTCGGCGCGCTTCGAAAGACACGTCTGGGCCCTGATCGCGGAGGCCGCTCGATCCAACGGACTCACGCCGATCAAAATCGGCGGCGTCGATGATCACGTCCATGTGCTGGTCCGTGCGCCGGCCCGGATGCCTCCCAGCGAGGTGGCCCGATTCGTCAAGGGAGGGTCGTCGATAACGATCAAACGCGTCATCCCGGAGTTGAGTGATTTCGCGTGGCAAAAGGGGTACAGCATCTTCTCTGTAGGCCGGCCCGGCCTGACGCGTCTCGTCCGATACATCGCCAACCAGCGTGCGCATCACGGGAAACGCCGCTTCGAACAGGAATACCTCGCCATCCTCGAAGCCAACGCCATCCGGCCCGACGATCCGGGGGCCGTTTTCGACTAG
- a CDS encoding ZIP family metal transporter, with protein sequence MDALSPIMQAFLATLFTWGVTAAGAALVVFTRSVDRRVMDAMMGFAAGVMIAASFWSLLAPGIEMAEHLGSTPWLVAAVGFMGGGIFMRLVDVILPHLHPGKDMTHPEGIKTSWERSTLLVLAITLHNIPEGLAVGVAFGAVAAGLPSATLGGAVALAIGIGLQNFPEGAAVSLPLRREGMGRAKSFLFGQASGLVEPIAGVLGAAFVMRMQNVLPYALCFAAGAMIFVVVEELIPESQRVDANIDIVTMATMAGFAVMMVLDLALG encoded by the coding sequence ATGGACGCGCTGAGCCCCATCATGCAGGCTTTTCTGGCGACGTTGTTCACCTGGGGGGTGACGGCGGCGGGGGCGGCGCTCGTGGTGTTTACGCGGTCGGTAGATCGCAGGGTGATGGATGCGATGATGGGGTTCGCCGCCGGCGTGATGATCGCGGCCAGCTTCTGGTCGCTGCTCGCACCCGGCATCGAGATGGCCGAACACCTGGGCAGCACGCCGTGGCTGGTCGCCGCGGTCGGCTTCATGGGGGGCGGCATCTTTATGCGGCTGGTGGATGTGATCCTGCCGCACCTGCACCCCGGGAAGGATATGACGCATCCCGAGGGCATCAAGACCTCCTGGGAGCGAAGCACGCTGCTGGTGCTCGCGATCACGCTCCACAACATCCCGGAAGGGCTCGCGGTGGGCGTGGCCTTCGGCGCCGTCGCGGCCGGATTGCCCTCGGCGACGCTCGGCGGCGCCGTCGCGCTCGCCATCGGGATCGGACTCCAGAACTTCCCGGAAGGAGCGGCCGTGTCGTTGCCGTTGCGGCGGGAAGGGATGGGCCGGGCCAAGAGCTTCCTGTTCGGGCAGGCGTCCGGACTCGTCGAACCCATCGCCGGCGTTCTCGGGGCCGCGTTCGTCATGCGGATGCAGAACGTGCTGCCCTATGCGCTGTGCTTCGCCGCCGGCGCGATGATCTTCGTGGTCGTGGAGGAGCTGATCCCGGAATCCCAGCGGGTGGACGCCAACATCGACATCGTCACGATGGCGACGATGGCCGGCTTCGCGGTGATGATGGTGCTCGACCTGGCCCTGGGTTAA
- a CDS encoding Txe/YoeB family addiction module toxin: MDTTGSINGSPNRKLITEIQRTPFEGTGKPEPLKFELKGCWSRRITHEHRLVDEVIDDRIRILACRFHY; the protein is encoded by the coding sequence GTGGATACAACAGGATCGATAAACGGCTCTCCGAATCGTAAGCTGATTACGGAAATCCAGCGTACCCCGTTTGAAGGTACCGGAAAGCCGGAGCCGTTAAAATTCGAGTTAAAAGGATGTTGGTCAAGGCGCATCACACATGAGCACCGTCTGGTGGATGAGGTGATTGATGATCGCATCCGGATACTGGCGTGTCGTTTCCATTATTGA